Within Aliivibrio fischeri, the genomic segment GCACCACAATCAGATGATTTAGAAACCATGCCAAAACCGATGTTGGCCGTACTTCGCTCTATCGTACAGTTGGAAGTCGCTTCCCCTGAAGATCTGTGTGATTGTAGTCGTCTAAGCATTGCGGAAGTCATTAGTACACTACGCTACTTCCAGAGCCGTGGTTACATTGAATGGAATGATGAAAAAGCGCGTATATCAGACCACTGGTATCGTCATATTACTAACGTATTACATCGTCAACACTTACTGGTGAAATAACATGATTCGTTTATTTGTACTTTGCTTATCGTTGATGGTGAGCTCAACTGCATTGGCTGAAGATCCTCAATCAATCGACAATTTACAACAATTTGCCAGTTTAATCCGTTGGAGTGGTGTTGCTGCCTCCTTCTTTATTATCCTAGGCGCATGGTTATTTTTACGTTTCATTCAATCGATTGTGGATGGGGTAAGTAGCCAATTTGCTCAACGCCGTATGTTGATGCAAAAGCTGCAATCGTTCTTTCAATTCTTTATTTACATGTCGACAGCCGTTGCGGTTTTCATGTTGAGTTTTCGAGTTGATGATCGAGTCTTAGCCTTAATTGGTGGTACGATTGCCGTATCTGTGGGTTTTGCCTTAAAAGACCTTACCGCCTCTTTCATCGCGGGCTTAACCGTAATGATTGACCGTCCATTCCAAGTGGGTGACCGAGTGACGTTTGAAGGCCACTACGGTGACATTATCGCCATTGGTCTTCGCTCTGTTCGCATGCAAACCTTGAACGACGATATTATTACCATTCCAAATAACAAATTCTTAAATGAAGTCACCGTCAGTGGCAACTACGGTGGGTTGGATATGCAGGTGGTGATCCCTTTCTATATTGGAATGGATCAAGACATCAATAAAGCGCGAGATATCATTCAAGAAGCGGCGTCTTCAAGTCGTTATATTCACTTACCAAAACCGGTTGTGGTATTAGTAAAGCAGACGATTACCGATAACTATTTGGCGATTCAACTGACCTGTAAAGCTTATGTGGTAGATATTAAGTTTGAAAAACTCTTTGAAACAGACATTACGTTACGTGTGATGCAAGAGTTTAGGAAAGCCAATATCATTCCACCAACCATCGCAATACAGAGCAAATTAGCGTAATAAAAAATAAAAAGGTAGAGTTATTAGGCTCTACCTTTTTTATTGGATGAGGTTCAGAACTAAATAACGCCTAACTCTCGTAAACGCTCCATCAAATAGCTATTTGCAGTATGACGCTCAGACAATACAACCTCTGGTTTTGGGTGTAAGAACAAAGGTAAAGAAATACGAGACTTCGTCTTATCAACACCTTCAGGATTAATCACTCGGTGCGTTGTTGATGGGTAATAGCCACCCGATGCTTCTTGCAACATATCACCGATATTAATGATCAGATTACCAAAATCACATGGAACATCTAACCAATCACCCTCTTTTGTCTTAACTTGTAAACCCGGCTCATTTGCTGCTGGTAACACCGTCAGTAAATTAATATCTTCATGCGCTCCAGCACGAATCGCACCAAGCTCCTCATCCCCTTCTAGCGGTGGATAATGAAGAACACGCAATAATGTTTTTTCACTTCCCTCTATCATGCTAGATAAAGATTGTGAGTACAGTGCTGATACCTCTTCTGGTGAATGTTCTTCTACCCAAGACAACAGCTCAATCGCTAATGTATTCGCGTTATCGTAGTACTCTTGAATTTGTGCTTTTAATTCAGCAGGACATTGGCCGGTAGGATAATAATGATAGTACTCTTTAATGTCTTTTTTAGTATGGCCTTTGGCTACTTCTGATACTGAAGCAGGAAAAAAACCATCTTGAGTATCGACATTAAATTGAAAGTTTTCTTTCTCTTGGCTATTAAAAAACGCATACCAATTATCATAAATACTTTGTACTGATTCTTGTTGAATTGGATGATTTTTTAACACTCCAAATCCAGTTTCTCTTAGCGACTTTACAAACAGCTCTGCTGCATTTTCAGCAGTGTAATCAATAGCTTCTAATTTCATAATTGTATTCTTTTTATTGTTGAGCAAGGAGTGATCTCAATAGTCTTTATTCACCTTAAGAAAAGGCATTCTGCTATTTGAGTATACAAAGCGAATTGTATTAAGATGAGTCTATAGGCTCAAGGATTAACGTCTAAAATATAGAAACAATTTGTTTACATCTAAAAACACAACTTTTCCGTGCAACAACATAAGGGATATTCATGAAACACATTTTCATTACAGGCGCTAACCGTGGTATTGGTTTATCTTTTGTAAAATACTATTTGCAGCAAGGCCATAAAGTCAGTGCAACTTATCGTGATACCTCAACGGCTCAAGAGCTTCTTCAACTTGAAAATGACAATCCTGAACTTTCTTTGTATCAATTAGAACTGACTAATTACACTGCCATACAAGATGTAGCAAAAACGCTTTGCCATACTCCTATAGATATTCTAATTAATAATGCCGGTTATTATGGCCCTAAAGGTTATGGTTTTGGGCACTGTGATGTTGAGGAATGGAAGAAAGTATTTGAAATCAATGCTATTGCACCACAAAAGCTCGTAGAAGCGCTCTACCCTAGCTTGCAATTAAGTCATGATAAAACCATCGTATGTATCTCTTCTAAAGTCGGCAGCATGACAGAGAACACTTCAGGTGGAGGTTATATTTATCGTTCATCTAAGGCTGCATTAAACTCTGTAGTAAAAAGCTTAAGTAATGATTTAAAACCAGAAGGATTTACTGTAATTGCAATGCACCCAGGCTGGGTTCAAACGGAAATGGGTGGACCAAATGCTTTAATTTCAACAGAAGAATCTGTGAAGGGATTAACGAAAGTCATTGCCCAACTATCCATTGAAAATAGCGGGCAATTTTTAAATTTTGATGGTACTGAGTTACCTTGGTAGTGGTTCTAAAATTCCGTTTCTTACCAAGCCACGTCGTACGTTTTTACACAGTTTAGCGAACTTATCAATCTCAGAGAAATTGGGCGTTTCACCACGCTCAATATAAGATTCCCAATACAAGAGTTCACTTTCAACCAGCTCAATCAATTTTCGTGGACAACCTACACACGTATCGCCACATATCTGCGCTTCTGGTGCATCAAACGGAAAGTCAGCTTTCACCAACTCAATGATGTTACGCATTGCGGTTTTGCGATCGGGCTTTTGTGCTTTTACTTTATTGGCCATGAATTACTTAATTTTAATGATATAAAACTTAAACAGATCATAGCGCACTTATTGGAACTTTACACATTTACAACGGAGCTATGTAAATACATAATTTACGATTCTTCCTAAAGTTTCAACTTCGTTGTTGTAAAATCAAACAACTAAATAATCTTTACTAGTTAACCTCTTTCGTATCTCAAACACCAAGGTATAATGCTAACAGTTAAAAATTTTCGTTATAAAAGGAGTGGTATGCTTACTGAATCTACAAAAAATGAACTCGACTATAAATTAAAACTAATTGATTTTATTTTAGAGCAAGAGCCTACAGCAATTTTATCTTCAGAGTTTTCATTCAATTTTCAAAAAGAAGAGCGGATTTATTAATTATAAATAATAATACTACACATGCTATTGAAATAAAAAGTGATGTAGATAACACATATACATTACAAAGCCAAATTGATGATTATTACAAAGTATTTAATAAAGTATCCATACTTATTAGTGAAAAACACCTTAAAAACATAAATATGTTAAATAAAAACATAGGCGTTTATATATTAAAAAATGGGTACATATCTTGTAAACGAAAAGCAAAAGAAAAGCGAAAACTCAACAAAAGATTAACACTGGATTTATTATCCACAGCTGAACTTAAAAGTTTATCACCATCTAAAACTAGCAATAGAATTGAATTAATCAATGATATTGAAAATTACATTTCATTTAAAGATTTAAATGAAATTACTTATGCTAGTTTGTATAAAAAAATAAGTGCCATCTTTTCACTATTCAAAAATGAAAAAATAGGACCGACAACAATCCATGATCTAAGTGTGCTTGAAATAAGGCAACCATTAATTTAATGAAGAAACTTTACTTCGCACTAAACGAGCCATTCTAGTCATATGAATATTTGCCCTTACTGAAATCCAATAAGACGGACTTTTTCCATTAACAATTCCAATAGATGCAGAATCGATTTCATTGCAGCCCCAAGAATCAATATAATTGATTCCATACTCTTGAGTTAGTCTAATTCTCTCTGCACAAACTTCATAACCTCCATCATCTCGGCTACAACGTTCAAATAAAAGTTTATTTTGATATGGAAAGTCTATCCTAGGAACCCAAATCATAGGTTTAGATTCGCCTCTATAAGGGTGAATACAGCCATAATCACCATAAATTAATTCGCTATCTACCTTAAGCAACTCATTAAATATTTCTTGAGAATACATTCGTATCTCACTTGACATCTTGTCTTTCTTTGGAACTTCTTGAACAACTGAGCTTGGAAAAGAAGATGTTACTAAAATAATATCTAAGCTATCATCAACACAAATAATATCTTGAATTAAATCACTTGCATCCCTCAGCTTAAGGTCATATTCTTGCTGACGAGTTAAAGCCAAATCTACAATAACAATAACATTTTCAATTTCAGAAGCTAATTGTATAAGATTATCAGTAATCTCTTCACTCACAAGGTCTACACTTAATCTTATACAAATTTTCTCACAAGACCTACTTAACCTCTCAGCTTGAATCCTTAATGTATCCATATCCGTATCTTCATAAGCTAACACTGTGGGAATAACTGATACATTTTTTTCTTCTACAATTCGTCGTATAAAGTCTGTCCAATTATAAAATGCGTTATCATCATCAAAAAAACTTTCTATTTGCTCATTGGTTAAAGACTCTTCATTAGTTAAATCAAGAATAAACGTTTTTTTATTCATAATATCCGATAATTCATCAATTTTTTTGTAAACATCACAACCTTGATTTTTTTTACTTTTTCTCGACTTTGTCAATTCAAATATTGGAGTAATATAATCAAAGTCCTGACTATATATACTCTTCAAAGCTCTTAGCTCTGAAATGCTAGTTTTAAGAAGTGGATAATAATTAGAATTCATATTTATTTCCTCTAATAATATCCGCACGAACTTTAACTGCCATTGCTGATACATTAAACTTTTCTGAAATATTTTCTATATTATTAGATGTATTTCTTATATAATCTACAAACTCATCTTTTGGCATCAGCAATGCTCCTGCAAAATTATTAGCTTCAAATTCAATATTATTTTTTATATTTTCAGAACGAAAAAATACAGTATCCGTAAAATTTTTTTGTTTGTTTTTATGTAAAAAAAGTGTGCTAATTCATGTGCAAGAGTAAATCGTTGCCTTCTTGGGTGATGTAAACTATTAATGCTAATTAACCATTGTTCTAATGTATTATCAAAACTTAAAGACCCTGATACATCAGGCTCTAATGGTAAATATTCAACTCTAATATTAAATACTTTAGCAATAATAGATAAAATATCATCGCCAGGATTTACTTTATTTTGAACAAGTTGCAGTAACTGAACTGGAGAACGAATTTCAAACTTTGATGTATTTGAATCATGGGGTAAATCAAGCCGCTTCTTTCGGGGTCTAATAGCCACTTTAAATCTCCTCAACCGTTCCTTGTGAAAATTCTTTTTCATAAGGATCTAACTGTTGTATATATTTTTCCATTGCAGCAATTTTTTGTGTTATAGCTCTAAGTTCATCAGGATCAAAATGCTTAACACGCTCAATAACAATACCAACTTGCTCTAAAGACTCTTGTATCTCACTAATTGAGTCTTCATTTATAGTAGCTCGCTTATCTATATCACTCATAATCGATTTTTTAATTTCGGGTTCCGCCCTATGCAAAGCAGCTTCAAGTTGATTATGATAACCAACATTCTCTTCAAAATAAGTTCGCACTTCATTTTTAGTTTGTTGTTTAGCCACATTTTCAGCATTGGTCTTTATATATAGCGGAATCGATATGCCCAAAACAGTAATAATTGTTATCAATATGGTAATTATTGTTGTGTAAAACGTTGAAATTTGTCCTAATAAATCACTACCTTCTAGCACGATTCTCTTTTCAACTAATCGACCAAGCATTGATGCCTCTTTAAAAGATAAGGTATTTTCTGGTTTACTCCAAAAAATTGCTTTTGCATTATCAATAAGTGACATAATAGATGAATCAAACCATATATATACTGCAACCCAAAATAGCAAAGTCCCAACAAGTGTTGAAAAAAAGAAAATTATACTTAGTTTAAAATTTGACATAATTAATCCTAACAATTCAAACCGAATGTTATCTAATTATCTAAAGATATTCTATTGTCTAAATCAAAAACTAACTCAATATCTATTAATTCATAAAAGTAACGTTGAATTTTGATAAGTTACGTCAAGTTAACTAACAAAGAGTAAAAACCTGGATTAGAAACTATTAGCAACATATTTATAAATAAGAGTTTAAGGGGTATGATTAAGCAAGGAACATAACCCTCTGAAAAACCTTGATTTACTTAGCTTCTATGCGGATGGTTAGTGATGTGGTCTTCCCAGTTCTTCACATCAATAGCATAAACCACTTTATTTCTTACACTTTCACCAGCAGCGTGCATTGCTGATTTTGAACCTGTGATCAGCGGGTGCCATTTAGGTAATGGCTTATCTTCCGCTAATAAACGGTACGCACAAGTCAGTGGCAACCAGTTAAATTCTGCGATATTTTCACGACTTAGTTTTAGACACTCTTCACCTGATGTGAAACGTTTTGGGTAATCTTTACACGCACATGTTTTGCTGTTTAACCAGCTACATGCCACATTGGTGTAGTAAACTTCATCTGTATCTTCATCCATTAATTTGTGTAGACAGCACTTACCACAGCCGTCACAAAGAGATTCCCACTCTTGTTCTGTCATTTCTTCTAATTTTTTTTGTTGCCAAAATTGCTCTGTCATTGCTTTACACTCATTATGGGAAGAGGCCGTTTTATACCACTCTGTTCCAAAAAAGCAAGTTTTGACCTAAAGATAGAAGAGTGATACCTTGCGCATCCTTTATTTTTTGCGTGAGTTTAATTATGGAATGTCGATTAGGTTGCGGTGCGTGTTGCATTGCCCCAAGTATTACGTCATTTATCCCGGGAATGCCAAATGGTAAACCTGCTGGTGTTCGCTGTGTGCAATTAAATGAAGAGAATTTATGTAAGCTTTTTGGTAAGGCAGAACGCCCAAAGGTATGTCATCAATTTAGTGCTTGTCCTGATGTATGCGGTTCAACCTCAGAACAAGCTATTCAAACCATCACTGAACTAGAGTCAATGACGTTATAATTCTTTTATAGAAGAATACTCTTACGATAGTACACGAACAACGCTTTGTACTTGCTCTGCGATTTCAATGCCGTGGCTTGTTAAATAGCCACCATCTTCTTGTGTTACCAATCCTTTACTGAAAAGACGCTTCATTGCTTCAATTGCTTCGGGTGCTGCGTCTGAGTGAACCTTTAAGCCCGCTTGAGTGCTTTCTAGTGGGAATTGCTTGAGAAGGTTCATTTCTTCTACGATGTCTTTATTAAATGGCATATTTATATCTCTCTTATTTATTAACTGAATTCAGCATAGACTGTCTGAAAAATATTAAAACAGAGCTGGATCACACCTATAAAAAATCCCTATAGGATTACTCACTATAGGGATATTTTTTAATCAATTTTCAGCTAGTTAAGTGCTTAAGCTTGAATACCGATAATTAACCATGGCGCATTTGGTTGTGTTAAATCACGCTCAAGGTGCCAAATATCAGTAATGTCTTCTTCAATACCTTCTACAGCATCACGGTAGCGCCCAGAGAACTGAAGACTTAATTGAGCACGGTTTGCGTCATAATCAGCACGAACCACTTCTGCATCCACGTACATTACGTCTGTATGTTGCTCACCTTCAAGGGTTGCACGCTCTTGTACAAGATCATTGTACAGACTGATTGAAACATACTCTTGAATCGTCTCAAGTTGGTTATGGTTCCATGCACCTTGTAAAATACGGTAGTGTTCACGAGAACCATTGATGAATGCTTGCATATCAAAACCCGGTGGGTAGTTATGCGGAACGTCATCAGCACTTGCTGCACCAAAACCACCAGTAGGTTGTGCTGTAGCTTGATCAGCTTGGAAGTATTGTTGATTATCACGGAAACTAGGCTGTGCGTCCTGCTGACCTTGTGGGCCTGCATAAGCTGCACCTTGTCTCTGATTCATGCTACCCGCCTTGGCAGCCATCATTGAGCGGAATACCTTGAATAGAATGAATGCGATACCTGCCATGATAAGAATATCCATGAATTGGATACCTTCAAACGCACCACCACTAAATAGAGCTGCTAATAAACCACCAGCAAGTAGACCACCAAGCAAGCCACCCATTAGGCCTTTTTTGCCTGATGCACTTTTTGTTGTGTCTTGCTTACCAATAGTATTGGTATTTTGCTGTTTTTGTTTT encodes:
- a CDS encoding mechanosensitive ion channel domain-containing protein, whose product is MIRLFVLCLSLMVSSTALAEDPQSIDNLQQFASLIRWSGVAASFFIILGAWLFLRFIQSIVDGVSSQFAQRRMLMQKLQSFFQFFIYMSTAVAVFMLSFRVDDRVLALIGGTIAVSVGFALKDLTASFIAGLTVMIDRPFQVGDRVTFEGHYGDIIAIGLRSVRMQTLNDDIITIPNNKFLNEVTVSGNYGGLDMQVVIPFYIGMDQDINKARDIIQEAASSSRYIHLPKPVVVLVKQTITDNYLAIQLTCKAYVVDIKFEKLFETDITLRVMQEFRKANIIPPTIAIQSKLA
- a CDS encoding 2OG-Fe(II) oxygenase family protein; protein product: MKLEAIDYTAENAAELFVKSLRETGFGVLKNHPIQQESVQSIYDNWYAFFNSQEKENFQFNVDTQDGFFPASVSEVAKGHTKKDIKEYYHYYPTGQCPAELKAQIQEYYDNANTLAIELLSWVEEHSPEEVSALYSQSLSSMIEGSEKTLLRVLHYPPLEGDEELGAIRAGAHEDINLLTVLPAANEPGLQVKTKEGDWLDVPCDFGNLIINIGDMLQEASGGYYPSTTHRVINPEGVDKTKSRISLPLFLHPKPEVVLSERHTANSYLMERLRELGVI
- a CDS encoding SDR family oxidoreductase; the protein is MKHIFITGANRGIGLSFVKYYLQQGHKVSATYRDTSTAQELLQLENDNPELSLYQLELTNYTAIQDVAKTLCHTPIDILINNAGYYGPKGYGFGHCDVEEWKKVFEINAIAPQKLVEALYPSLQLSHDKTIVCISSKVGSMTENTSGGGYIYRSSKAALNSVVKSLSNDLKPEGFTVIAMHPGWVQTEMGGPNALISTEESVKGLTKVIAQLSIENSGQFLNFDGTELPW
- a CDS encoding sce7726 family protein is translated as MNNNTTHAIEIKSDVDNTYTLQSQIDDYYKVFNKVSILISEKHLKNINMLNKNIGVYILKNGYISCKRKAKEKRKLNKRLTLDLLSTAELKSLSPSKTSNRIELINDIENYISFKDLNEITYASLYKKISAIFSLFKNEKIGPTTIHDLSVLEIRQPLI
- a CDS encoding YcgN family cysteine cluster protein; the protein is MTEQFWQQKKLEEMTEQEWESLCDGCGKCCLHKLMDEDTDEVYYTNVACSWLNSKTCACKDYPKRFTSGEECLKLSRENIAEFNWLPLTCAYRLLAEDKPLPKWHPLITGSKSAMHAAGESVRNKVVYAIDVKNWEDHITNHPHRS
- a CDS encoding YkgJ family cysteine cluster protein, with protein sequence MECRLGCGACCIAPSITSFIPGMPNGKPAGVRCVQLNEENLCKLFGKAERPKVCHQFSACPDVCGSTSEQAIQTITELESMTL
- a CDS encoding TIGR02647 family protein, yielding MPFNKDIVEEMNLLKQFPLESTQAGLKVHSDAAPEAIEAMKRLFSKGLVTQEDGGYLTSHGIEIAEQVQSVVRVLS
- a CDS encoding TIM44-like domain-containing protein, which encodes MKRLLSIVALMFVFVVSAPHAEAKKFGGGKSFGKSFKTAPAPKQKQQNTNTIGKQDTTKSASGKKGLMGGLLGGLLAGGLLAALFSGGAFEGIQFMDILIMAGIAFILFKVFRSMMAAKAGSMNQRQGAAYAGPQGQQDAQPSFRDNQQYFQADQATAQPTGGFGAASADDVPHNYPPGFDMQAFINGSREHYRILQGAWNHNQLETIQEYVSISLYNDLVQERATLEGEQHTDVMYVDAEVVRADYDANRAQLSLQFSGRYRDAVEGIEEDITDIWHLERDLTQPNAPWLIIGIQA